From one Lolium rigidum isolate FL_2022 chromosome 4, APGP_CSIRO_Lrig_0.1, whole genome shotgun sequence genomic stretch:
- the LOC124707026 gene encoding sugar transporter ERD6-like 4 translates to MSFRDESGGEDGGGRTSSASDLRKPFLHTGSWYRMSAAGGGGVMDRLESSAYALRDSSVSAVLCTLIVALGPIQFGFTCGYSSPTQDAIIADLGLSLSEFSIFGSLSNVGAMVGAIASGQIAEYIGRKGSLMIAAIPNIIGWLAISFANDSSFLFMGRLLEGFGVGVISYVVPVYIAEIAPQNMRGALGAVNQLSVTIGILLSYTLGMFVPWRILAVLGILPCSILIPGLFFIPESPRWLAKMGKMEDFESSLQVLRGFETDISAEVNEIKRSVQSSRRRTTIQFADIRQKRYSVPLMIGIGLLVLQQLSGVNGIFFYAASIFKAAGIENFNLATCGLGAVQVVATGVTTWLTDKAGRRLLLIISTTGMTITLLIVSVSFFVKDNITEGSHLYSVMSMLSLAGLVAFVIAFSLGLGAIPWIIMSEILPVNIKSLAGSVATLANWMTAWLVTMTASLMLSWSNGGTFAIYAAVCMGSLLFVCLWVPETKGRTLEEIAFSFR, encoded by the exons ATGAGCTTCCGGGACGagagcggcggcgaggacggcgggGGCCGCACGTCGTCCGCCTCGGACCTGCGGAAGCCCTTCCTGCACACGGGGAGCTGGTACCGGATGTccgccgcgggcggcggcggcgtcatggACCGCCTCGAGTCCTCCGCCTACGCGCTCCGCGACAGCTCCGTCTCCGCCGTGCTCTGCACGCTCATCGTCGCGCTCGGACCCATCCAGTTCGGATTCACATGCGGCTACTCCTCGCCCACGCAGGACGCAATCATCGCAGACCTCGGACTATCCCTCTCCGAG TTCTCTATATTCGGATCCCTGTCCAACGTCGGGGCCATGGTGGGCGCCATTGCCAGCGGGCAGATCGCCGAGTACATCGGCCGCAAGGGG TCTCTGATGATCGCCGCGATCCCAAACATCATCGGGTGGCTTGCAATATCGTTTGCAAAT GATTCTTCCTTTTTGTTCATGGGCCGTTTGCTCGAAGGATTTGGCGTCGGTGTAATTTCCTATGTG GTGCCAGTTTATATAGCAGAAATAGCTCCACAAAACATGAGAGGAGCTCTGGGTGCAGTCAATCAG CTCTCTGTTACAATTGGTATATTGCTCTCGTACACATTAGGCATGTTTGTTCCCTGGAGAATACTTGCTGTTCTTG GAATTTTACCTTGCTCAATCCTGATACCTGGATTGTTCTTTATTCCTGAATCACCAAGGTGGTTG GCCAAAATGGGAAAGATGGAGGATTTTGAATCTTCGCTGCAGGTCCTGCGAGGATTTGAGACTGACATCTCAGCAGAAGTAAATGAAATAAAG AGATCAGTTCAATcatcgaggaggaggacaacgataCAATTTGCAGATATCAGGCAGAAGAGATATAGTGTTCCTCTTATG ATAGGCATTGGTCTCCTTGTACTTCAACAACTAAGTGGTGTCAATGGGATATTTTTTTATGCTGCAAGTATCTTCAAAGCTGCTG GTATTGAAAATTTTAATCTAGCAACATGTGGTTTGGGAGCTGTTCAG GTGGTTGCTACTGGAGTAACAACCTGGTTGACTGACAAAGCTGGTCGACGGCTACTTCTCATT ATCTCTACTACAGGAATGACCATCACTCTTCTCATTGTTTCTGTGTCATTTTTTGTGAAG GACAACATAACGGAGGGTTCTCATTTATACTCTGTAATGAGTATGCTTTCACTGGCTGGACTTGTG GCATTTGTGATTGCATTTTCTCTTGGCTTGGGAGCCATCCCATGGATAATAATGTCTGAG ATTCTCCCTGTTAATATAAAGAGTCTTGCGGGAAGTGTCGCAACCCTCGCAAACTGGATGACAGCGTGGCTGGTCACGATGACAGCGAGCCTGATGTTAAGCTGGAGCAACGGAG GAACATTCGCTATATACGCCGCGGTGTGTATGGGGTCCCTTCTTTTCGTGTGCCTGTGGGTGCCAGAGACCAAGGGAAGAACGCTAGAGGAGATTGCGTTCTCTTTCCGCTGA
- the LOC124649388 gene encoding DNA-3-methyladenine glycosylase 1-like, with translation MGEQSLSQPHPQPLSPSPPASAASTPALSASTTLAAASASASRPKKKQRSSDSNASKKPRLALSVRGRPLSADGEVAAAIRYLRAADPSLAAVIDAHEPPAFHCPHRPFHSLVRSILYQQLAFKAAASVYSRFVALLGGEPGVLPDAVLALSADQLRHIGVSPRKASYLHDLARKYATGILSDASIVAMDDRSLASMLTMVSGIGTWSVHMFMIFSLARPDVLPSADLGVRKGVQMLYGLDDVPRPSQMEKLCEQWRPYRSVAAWYMWRLMEAKNTTMPPLITPALPAPGQAFTLQQQQQHEQQQPAPIQIIDPGQMLPGLG, from the coding sequence atgGGCGAGCAATCCCTCTCCCAGCCCCATCCCCAGCCCCTCTCCCCGTCGccccccgcctccgccgcctccacgccCGCTCTCTCCGCATCCAccaccctcgccgccgcctccgcctccgcctcccgccccAAGAAGAAGCAGCGCTCGTCCGACTCCAACGCGTCCAAGAAGCCCCGCCTGGCGCTGTCCGTCCGGGGCCGGCCCCTGTCGGCGGACGGCGAGGTGGCCGCGGCCATCCGGTACCTGCGCGCGGCCGACCCGTCCCTCGCCGCCGTCATCGACGCGCACGAGCCCCCGGCGTTCCACTGCCCGCACCGCCCCTTCCACTCGCTCGTCCGATCCATCCTCTACCAGCAGCTCGCCTTCAAGGCCGCCGCCTCCGTCTACTCACGCTTCGTCGCGCTCCTCGGCGGCGAGCCCGGCGTGCTCCCCGACGCCGTCCTCGCGCTCTCCGCCGACCAGCTCCGCCACATCGGGGTCTCCCCGCGCAAGGCCTCCTACCTCCACGACCTCGCCCGCAAGTACGCCACCGGGATCCTCTCCGACGCCTCCATCGTCGCCATGGACGACCGCTCCCTCGCCTCCATGCTCACCATGGTCAGCGGCATCGGCACCTGGAGCGTCCACATGTTCATGATCTTCTCCCTCGCACGCCCGGACGTGCTACCCTCCGCGGACCTCGGGGTCAGGAAGGGCGTGCAGATGCTCTATGGGCTGGACGACGTGCCCCGACCGTCGCAGATGGAGAAGCTCTGCGAACAGTGGCGCCCCTACCGCTCCGTCGCGGCGTGGTACATGTGGCGTCTCATGGAGGCCAAGAACACCACCATGCCTCCTCTCATCACGCCGGCACTGCCTGCGCCCGGTCAGGCCTTCACgctccagcaacaacaacaacacgagCAACAACAACCAGCTCCCATCCAAATCATCGATCCGGGTCAGATGCTTCCAGGATTGGGGTGA